In Aedes albopictus strain Foshan chromosome 3, AalbF5, whole genome shotgun sequence, the genomic window gacatttatatataacatatcaaaaaattaaagatttctttttttcctatcaaaagttatctgcagttttgtaaattaagccacgttttctccatacatttccatatgcaccggcaacgacatgcaacagcatccgagtttacgcctgcatgtatacacaagggcaaatgccgcaaaatttgggtaaatcagaggttcgtttccgtttttgactgtttttcaatgatgcgggcatttctcttataacttttttagtgttttgaaaagcttaaaccttcagctttccattagtgggttcagatttttatttcgtgttcgtaaacactgcgaaaaaaAACGCTGCATtcatgtaaacggccggcaccgggcccagtgcgcaaaagtggcgtggtttacaaaacggcagataacttttgaaggaAGAAAAacacatctctaattttttgatatgttatgtataaatttcTCAGCTTTCaaatgatgcaaaaattttgatattcggtggttgccatcatggtgaaaaatatgttttggtatataaatccaaaatggcggccaaaaccaatatggccggcccaactttttataattgtaaaaagTAGCCctactttcctcttttcaacaacaattcgttttgaggtggtttttggagaaactttcgagttgaaACGGTTTaattgagccaccatttgaccaaaatcgaggggtttgcaaaaattgttgtggctctaactaacgggggttcATCAATTTGCGTAACCAAAtggattttccttatttttttttagctaggactttcagaaaatcgccaccttaaacatgtttgaagacaaggtgtaaatagtgggccggtctcagcgagaattacccatcccgggaagaggtgaataacaaaccaataactaaagaataacatattttgtcatcatatctaaatttgcaattctttagttttttttgtgaatagctcaggatgacacaaaaataacaaaatatgctatcattgtaaaacatATAATTGGCCAGTTATTATaaaatagtataataacataataacaacaaatgttactatcatactatcctgccacaatatcaaaacaataacataacttaccatcatattaaaatatgttattattttgacattcattttgctattattttgttattacaatggcaaaatcaatTATTTTTTAGTTGTTATGCTATAGaaatttagttataatttttgttattttaactcttatttcaaataaACTAATAGCAAAATTTGCCATTgcacattctattttaatggtaaaatttgcccttcatttgccatttctcTGTACCCGGGATATACAACTTCTGAAACTCTGTCAGGGATTGCTTTGCAAAGTAGTTTTTCAGCGTTTCCTCTGAGGGTGATTTCTACACGGGTTCTCTAAGAAATTAATTCATAaatattcccttggaatttcaacaggattttttttaaattatacagTCACTCTTTATTCGAAACTTTACAGAAGCTTATAAAGATAcactacagcaattccttcaaaaatatgtctACAGTTTGCTTTCGATTACTATTAGAAAaatttcctcatgggattctttcaagaattttccagagactcattcaaaaatatctttttcagaaattctttctaaaatttattcagagatgCTCTTATACATTTCTCCAGAGGcttctccgtttttttttttgaatttcttcataaactttgATGGGCTTGTACAGTCCCAATTTTTAGCCAAATTATGAGGCAAAGAATCCGATCAAATCGAGCAAGCGGTGTTGAGTATAAACAAGCCATGCTCATATGCATAGTCAATCcattatcgcaaaaaaaaaaactttacgttCCTCCTTGTGATTTCGTAAGCTGAGATTTGTGTTTTTAGCTAGCTTTGTATGCGTAGGACCTAAATCCATTACGCGATTCTGTTAATCCAATATACACGTTCAACGTTCTACGAAAAATGATAACGGCAGATTCGGAAGAATTCTCATTGACAATCATgcttcactgtttttttttttcttttttcttaccgtAACACCCCAACTGAGACAGCGCTTGGTTCTCAGATTTTTGATCTATGATCGTTTTTTCAGTTATAACCTAGAACTTTCTCTGACCATTTTTGCTAACGTATATTCATAGATCATGTGACAGGAATGAATATACTTTTTTTTGTTAAGGGTAGTTAAAGGAACTCTTATTACGGAAAAGTCCTAATTCATATCGGGACTCGCCTCCAGGCACAATTGTAATGATCTTGCAGTGTGCTCACTGCTTATGCTGAGTAGGTTTTTTCTATGCTCTTTATTTTCGTCAAACAGTTATTTCACCATTCTTCCATGCTTTGCCAAATCGCTTAAGCGATGAGTTATTAAAACTCTGAAGATTAAAAAACAACTAAGATAAGAATTGTTTCAGGTCGAACATTTTTAGTAAGCTTTATAATCTCAATATGGCAAGCACCTTATTAGTCAAGTCACATAACTCGGAATCATCAGTTCCTCAACAAACGACCATCGATGGGCTTTTGGCGCAAATCGAAAACTTACAGCAACGTATGGAGGAAATGAAACAGCTGATGCCACCGGCCGGACGAGCCGTTCCCAAAGGATTACGGGAAAGGATGATTCAAGATATTGCGGAGGTGATTCGCAGGAATTTAGTCGAAATTGAAGATTGAGGCTTGGAAGCGGTATGATAAGTATTTCCAATATTTATTTGGAGAACAAATTATATTGAAAGCTGGAAATACGTAGTGTTTGACATTCTTCACTTCTGAAATCCTAACGATTATGTGAAActgatgaagaacatttcaaacAGATCTTCGTCTAAGTCGCGCAAGTTTGAAACTTTTTGCAAGAATATCCGAGATTCGTCAGGATCGGTAGTCTGCCATAACTTACCTTTTTCACGAAACAGCTGCACAAAAAttagattgatattatttttcgcCTCCTCTAGTGTCGAAGCTTCACAGTTCGTCCATCATCACTCATGTTTAATCCGATCTTCCGTAGCATAGTTTTTTTCCTATTTGTAAGTTGCTTTCGCGGTCATTGTGCATGACTGTGTttttccgcacgccattgacagtttcgtgaaGTTTCCGCATGCCATTTTGTTCCAAATTTGCAAATCAATATtagagacggtcgaaaatcaaccatcaTCTGGACACGAAATTGAACATaattcaggaacggagaaaacccACATCGTGAAAATTTTACTGGAAacagcttataaaatttccttttttGTAGCTTTCCGGACTTCCTCaatagtttttccaacttttccaaCTGATTTTCCTCAATTGTGAAAAATTTCTGTTGGCATAACGTAGTTGGAATGTTTTGTTTTCTTGAACGGAAAAACTACACTATACCAAATATTATAAATTACCTACTGAAAATCTTTGACTATAGGTAAAAGTTAAAACGTTTTAACTGCATCTTATTTCATTCGACATCATGTGTGGGATTATCTTATAAATGACTAGAATCAAGTTAACATGACATCCTTTCCACATTGTTTTTATCTGTGAACCCAGACATCTTCTTCATAGTTTGATGGAATAGCTGCGTATTTACCACTTCGGCAAAGTGGACCCTCCTTATGCAATATACTCTCGAAAGCAGTTATTTATTATTCATCTCATTTTTCTCACTACATACATCGAAGGGGTCATACGAGGAGTCGGAAGCTTCAAAAAGAATGAAGATAAGATTTGTTCTTGTCAAACATTTATAAACATTGTAATCTTATTCTGGAAAAGAAAACATTGTAATCTTAATCTGAATTCAATAAGTCAAGCCGCACAACTGGGATTCATCAGTGCCTCTCTAGCAGCGAGAATGGAAAGAACTGGACAAAAGCTGATCTGCATTGCCATTGTTATGCTTTGGTAAGTGGTAATTCTGATTTTCGTATATCGAACTACACGATAATTCTTATTTTCAGTGCTTTTTCACCGGCGCACCCAGCATCATCATCATTACAATGTGGCAACTATTACTATTCCCAGCAATGCATAATCAATGGTGTAACAATCGACTCGGAAGAGTCAGACTTTCCTAAATTTCCTGTTCATGCTGATATTAATCTTCAAGACGCACACATTGACTATCTTTCTCCAGAGGTTTTGCAGGGAATGAAGTGGGTTAGCCAACTAACCATCACGAATGGAGAGGTTtctaagatattcctgaagaacgaTCTGCAGGAGTTGGTAGCCACAGGCAGTCGGACAGATGAATTAATTATCGATGATGTTGTAAATGAAGATTTGGAGCGATTAACAATCACCCAAAACCGactgaaaaaaattcctgaaaacgtTGGAAATCTAAAAGCTTTAACCGTTCTTACTTTGAACAACAacaatatcgaagtgttggatctTTACGAGCTTCATGGATTGAAAAAGCTTACAACAATCGATTTATCGCAAAATAGGATTTACTATCTTATCCCTGTTGATTTATTCGAGTTGTCTCGCCTTGAGACGTTCAAACTGGACAACAATTTTTTGACGGAAATTGATTTTAATGCATGGAACGTGCCGCGCCTGGCAACATTGAGCATCATGTCAAACAGTTTGAAGTACATTAAAGATTTCGAAGAAGAGCGTTTTCCATCCCTTAACACGTACCAAGATCAGGACAATTTATTCGATTGTCGCTGGCGAGCTGGTTTTATCTCAACGTTAAAAACATGGACCAATCTTCACAACCGAGAATACTTTCAAACTGACTGCCACAAAAGCGTCCAGCTAAGCTCAGCCGTCTACCGCATGCTCAACCTCAACGACATCCGCAACAATACCATCGACTTCGATGACAAAGAAGAGCTGCAAAACCAACTCAACAGTATGCTGGACACCGAGAAAAAACACTCGCGGCTTATTGAATCGCTGACCCAGCTGGTGAAGAAACAAACCGAACAGTTCGAAACGATGTCCGGAAAGCTTCAGGCTCAACAGACGACCATCGATGGGCTTTTGGCGCAAATCGAAAACTTACAGCAACGTATGGCGGAAATGAAACAGCTGATGCCACCGGCCGGACGAGCCGTTCCCAAAGGATTACGGGAAAGGATGATTCAAGATATTGCGGAGGTGATTCGCAGGAATTTAGTCGAAATTGAAGATTGAGGCTTGGAAGCGGTATGATAAGTATTTCTAATAAAAGCGATGCAAGTTTAGCCGAATGTTTTATTGAAAGAAAACTATAAGGTTGTCGACTGTCTGATGCTCGGACACGAAAGATCAGGAGGGGAGATTTCTGTCACACCGTTGACCAGCGCTGTCGGCGTCGTCAAGATGCAGTGTGGCCAATTCGAATGGCAGCGCACCGCATCACTCCCCCGCTCTGGAAAAAGCATAATGAATCCTGAACCGCACGTAATGTCCACTTTTGGTTATCCTGTTAGGGGAGCAAACACGATCTTTGATGAAGTAAGCTGGCTTCACTCGGTCGATCGAAACTGTTACCGATCTTTTTCTGATTTTGATTTGATGGTGAAGGTTTTTGCAGATCTTGATAAGACCTCATAAGGACCCGAGAAAGGAGGTTCCAGTGCCGCTGTAACTTTGTCGGTTTTGAGAAACACATGTGTACAATCTTCAATGTCTTTAGGAATGAACACTAGTCGATGCGAATCTAGGTTCGAAGCTGAACGTAGGTGGTACTAGCGTGTTCATATTTTCTCGCAAATTGGTCACAAACGCGTCTGATGGTCCTTgaatcgattgtttttcaataaatgCTCCGGGTATTCGAACGGTTGTTCCATAGAGCATTTCTGATGCTGACGTGCCTTCGCGAATCGCAGTTATTAGTCCTAGTAGcataaagtgaccagatgatcagagctccaacgcgggacattaatttgAAACGATCATTAAGGTGAAATCATAAACTCGCCCACAtagttttaattattttatttatttttgttaacGATAAAGGTGGTAAATAGAATACGAAACACTTGTTTCTACTACCAATCATATTTTTCTGCATTGTGAACTTTCGCAGAAGTgggacatagggaatcgcgctacttgggcggtggcttctatattcgtctgttttccactataactcagtcaatcttgaaccaattgacacaattcttggaatgcggtgagataggtatagtatctacccgtgtacaaaatttcaagtcaatcggttcaaaattgaccgagttacagtggaaaacagaagaaaataacagacgaagaaaaccaccgcccaagtagcgcgataccctactcatAAAAATTGTTTCTACAGTCATTAAAAGAATtctgataacacagcgtaacaaaaaataacttttggtatgtctcaagagcaaacttatgtgtctccgaaggattttgggccgctgaatccgaatccgggctcagatttgctccagcacgtcacaattttgagctatccctcaatttataggacaaaatatgcgattttgggcttttttgactgcaagccattaagcaagaaaatatttttttaagcaatcaaaaggtaaattggtcaattaacatctaaattaacgactcatgcaaaatatttcgttttaccaaatcgaatttgatagttttaagggaTTTATGTTAGGTTCGATAtctcccatacaagtcaccttccaaaagttgcatgcaagttttcatagaaacataaaatgcttaacctcctaatacccaaatttttgattttgatctaaatatcatttttcgtcatctaaaatcgatttaaacatgttttggaagatgattctttttaattctcgatttcgtgaatttcagtttttgattttatttcgtgaatttcagtttttgatttttatttttgaacatccccacacttttatattttccctggaagccaatttggggaacgaattttttgagatgaaaacattttgagattttatgattattgttgaaatattattatttttatttttttcacagaaaattttattttgcgtgtaattttaaggaaaataattttagagtgtattcgattccctttatcaaataaggatagaatgatttgggaaaaaattaaaatatattaattgtagcgattcaatacaaaataaacaatgacttataaaaggtgactaaaacgtcaattttcaatgattgaaaaaaaatgtaaatacgctttaaaatacaccaaaaaccattttgagatatacagaacagtcctaaatatcagccaaaaatataaaaaattcgattttccacgaaacaaaaaatacaaaaatgctcaaactatacccgtctaaaggcgggattgggtattagagggttaaatctatcaaatttgattgagtaaagcgaaatatttttcatgagtcgttaatttagatgttaattgaccaattaaccttttgattgcttaaacaaatacatatttccttgcttaatggcttgcagtcaaaaaagcccaaaatcacatattttgccctataaattgaggtatagctcaaaattgtgacgtgttagagcaaatctgagcccggattcggattcagcggcccaaaatccttcggagacacataagtttgctcttgagacaaaaaaatgttgcgctgtgtaattaaaGCTAGCACGCAAAATGCTTTCAATATTTCAACActcaattgctttaaaaattcaaaataagaTGATTCAAACTTCGTTCACAACTGAAACAAAACTCGCATTGGTGCCTGTGTCTGACAAGCATGACGTAAAATCTACAATTTTTTTAGGTTAATATTATCCTCGAAGTGCCTGAAAATGTTTACCAATCTATCTAAATATTGCTTGTCCAAGTTTGTCCTTATTTGCGTGTTACTTCATTGAGTAGCTCTGATTTTTGCTTCTCTGTCAATATCGACTAACTTTTAGGATGAATACGCGCGTATTCGTTTGAACCGCCCGTCAGTCAATGAAGGTTTTGAGTTTCACTCATTTGAAACAATTAACATAGTCAAAATACCTTTTCGATAAATGTTTACCATACTGGgcttcatacgcgccaacttgtgacgtagttgggggggcaaggcctctcaaaatcaatgaaattcggataatatcgacgcagttcatctagtttaggcatattcacgtgaaaactagtgcattgagctggaaaaagttgaatattgtctaattttggagagcttcgcccccccaactacgtcacaagttggcgcctatgctggGCTTGGAGAGATTTTAACTTCGGACAACGatttttctccagatttttcatctgactgtGCTTATTTAGTAATAAAAGTAGTTTTCTACCGTTTCATGAAGTCCAAACTTGAGACAGTTTTGTCTACTACTGTTGTAATTGTACTCTTGTCACACTCTATTTTCTTCGTCGAACTGTAAAATACTGCCGCAAAGAGACTGTGTATAAAAATCATCCACATTTTCGAAATTACTTCTTCTTGAAAACTGCCGGGACTgctcgataaaaaaaaacatttcaaaagtcgacagttcaaacatttcaaaagtcGTTGTATAGCAGGCATAGACATAGAGCAAGCAAAACAGTCACCTCATGCATGACTTCGATGCAAAAAACTGTCGTTTATGTGAATTCTTAAGCAAAAGATTTGAAAATCTGATATTTTGCGATttcttcttaaggcgaaactgaatccatttcctcacttttttggtttttgatttttcataaaataacgaagcaatatttttaaaatcggttttcgtgcacatgtagagtatggataaaggtatcttctgatttttttttgtggtggaaaaagttttccattttggcagaaaccatttttaaacaaaatttcacaaaaaaatggtttctgcaaaaacggaaaacattttcaccaccaaaaaaattcaggagataccttgatccatactctacatgtgcacgaaaacagatttt contains:
- the LOC109425974 gene encoding leucine-rich repeat protein soc-2 homolog, whose protein sequence is MERTGQKLICIAIVMLCAFSPAHPASSSLQCGNYYYSQQCIINGVTIDSEESDFPKFPVHADINLQDAHIDYLSPEVLQGMKWVSQLTITNGEVSKIFLKNDLQELVATGSRTDELIIDDVVNEDLERLTITQNRLKKIPENVGNLKALTVLTLNNNNIEVLDLYELHGLKKLTTIDLSQNRIYYLIPVDLFELSRLETFKLDNNFLTEIDFNAWNVPRLATLSIMSNSLKYIKDFEEERFPSLNTYQDQDNLFDCRWRAGFISTLKTWTNLHNREYFQTDCHKSVQLSSAVYRMLNLNDIRNNTIDFDDKEELQNQLNSMLDTEKKHSRLIESLTQLVKKQTEQFETMSGKLQAQQTTIDGLLAQIENLQQRMAEMKQLMPPAGRAVPKGLRERMIQDIAEVIRRNLVEIED